A genome region from Geminicoccus roseus DSM 18922 includes the following:
- a CDS encoding carbonic anhydrase encodes MVHPLQKLIDGFERFRSDGANDPQLFSRLLEDGQKPEVMVIGCADSRVDPGVLTACRPGELFILRNVAAIVPPYGPDEQPHAASAAIEFGVLGLGVRHIVVLGHQACGGIRALAEGTVGLEFMVPWVGVMEDARRIVAGSGLEGPERLVLLEQAAVIGSLRNLLTFPWIAQRIVRGELSLHGWWFSLSEGRPLAFDPLHQAFVPLTAHVRPIDQRVDVTATGRASPLSIEGFVARAVEEAGLTAS; translated from the coding sequence ATGGTCCACCCGCTGCAGAAGCTGATCGACGGGTTCGAGCGGTTCCGCTCGGACGGGGCCAACGACCCCCAGCTGTTCTCCCGTCTGCTCGAGGACGGCCAGAAGCCCGAAGTGATGGTGATCGGCTGCGCCGACAGCCGCGTCGACCCCGGGGTTCTGACCGCCTGCCGCCCGGGCGAGCTGTTCATCCTGCGCAACGTCGCGGCGATCGTGCCGCCCTACGGCCCCGACGAGCAGCCCCATGCCGCCTCGGCCGCCATCGAGTTCGGCGTGCTGGGCCTGGGCGTGCGCCACATCGTCGTGCTGGGCCACCAGGCCTGCGGCGGCATCCGCGCCCTGGCCGAGGGCACGGTCGGCCTGGAGTTCATGGTGCCCTGGGTGGGCGTCATGGAGGATGCCCGGCGGATCGTCGCCGGCAGCGGCCTGGAGGGCCCGGAACGGCTGGTGCTGCTGGAGCAGGCCGCGGTGATCGGCAGCCTGCGCAACCTGCTGACCTTTCCCTGGATCGCCCAGCGGATCGTGCGCGGCGAGCTCAGCCTGCACGGCTGGTGGTTCTCGCTGTCGGAGGGGCGGCCTTTGGCGTTCGACCCCCTGCACCAGGCGTTCGTGCCGCTCACCGCCCATGTCCGGCCCATCGACCAGCGGGTCGACGTCACCGCGACCGGCCGCGCCTCGCCGCTCTCGATCGAGGGTTTCGTCGCCCGCGCCGTCGAGGAAGCGGGGCTGACGGCTTCCTGA
- the tgt gene encoding tRNA guanosine(34) transglycosylase Tgt has protein sequence MPQFRHETIATDGPARAGTLFTAHGSLPTPTFMPVGTAATVKAMTPEMVASTGAGIVLGNTYHLMLRPGAERVGALGGLHRFMNWPGPILTDSGGFQVMSLGKLRKLTEKGVTFASHIDGSRYELTPERSIEIQHLLDATITMQLDECLKLPAEKPEIVRAMELSLRWAARSKEAFQRRDGYALFGIVQGGTDGELRRRSAEGLRAIGFDGYAVGGLAVGEPQAEMFRTLDETVPFLPEDRPRYLMGVGKPSDLVGAVMRGIDMFDCVMPTRSGRTGQAFTRRGAVNLRNARHAEDPRPLDETSDCPAARDYSRAYLHHLVRSDEILGAILLTWNNLWFYQDLMRRMRQAILEGRLADWAAAFAEEQALGDLPLRSA, from the coding sequence TTGCCCCAGTTCCGCCACGAAACCATCGCCACCGACGGCCCGGCGCGCGCCGGCACCCTGTTCACCGCCCATGGCAGCCTGCCGACCCCGACCTTCATGCCGGTCGGCACGGCGGCCACCGTCAAGGCGATGACGCCGGAGATGGTGGCCTCCACCGGGGCCGGGATCGTGCTGGGCAACACCTACCACCTGATGCTGCGGCCGGGCGCGGAGCGGGTCGGCGCTCTCGGCGGGCTGCACCGCTTCATGAACTGGCCGGGCCCGATCCTGACCGATTCCGGCGGCTTCCAGGTCATGTCGCTCGGCAAGCTGCGCAAGCTCACCGAGAAGGGCGTCACCTTCGCCTCGCATATCGACGGCAGCCGCTACGAGCTGACCCCGGAGCGCTCGATCGAGATCCAGCATTTGCTGGACGCGACCATCACCATGCAGCTCGACGAGTGCCTGAAGCTGCCGGCGGAGAAGCCGGAGATCGTGCGGGCCATGGAACTGTCGCTGCGCTGGGCGGCGCGTTCCAAGGAGGCGTTCCAGCGTCGCGACGGCTACGCGCTGTTCGGGATCGTCCAGGGCGGCACCGACGGCGAGTTGCGCCGCCGCTCGGCCGAGGGGCTGCGCGCGATCGGCTTCGACGGCTATGCGGTGGGTGGTCTCGCGGTGGGCGAGCCGCAGGCGGAGATGTTCCGCACCCTGGACGAGACCGTGCCGTTCCTGCCCGAGGACCGGCCGCGCTACCTGATGGGGGTGGGCAAGCCCTCCGACCTGGTGGGTGCTGTGATGCGTGGGATCGACATGTTCGACTGCGTGATGCCGACCCGGTCCGGCCGGACCGGCCAGGCGTTCACCCGGCGCGGGGCGGTCAACCTGCGCAACGCCCGCCATGCCGAGGACCCGCGCCCGCTGGACGAGACCTCGGACTGCCCGGCCGCGCGCGACTATTCCCGTGCCTATCTCCACCACCTGGTGCGCAGCGACGAGATCCTGGGCGCGATCCTGCTGACCTGGAACAATCTCTGGTTCTACCAGGACCTGATGCGCCGGATGCGCCAGGCGATCCTGGAGGGCCGCCTCGCCGACTGGGCGGCGGCGTTCGCCGAGGAGCAGGCGCTGGGCGACCTGCCGCTCCGCTCCGCCTGA
- a CDS encoding GNAT family N-acetyltransferase, whose amino-acid sequence MQGEIQVADAAEIEEMVDWAAAEGWNPGIGDAAAYRATDPEGFLVSRDERGLSACISVVAYDDAFGFLGFYMVRPDRRGQGLGKRIWDAGIARLGERCIGLDGVVAQQDNYRRSGFVYAHRNRRYAGVPASRPAAALPEGCAILPVGPDLVPAVIAYDRACFPAERTSFLVAWLASPRNALALVEGDALRGYGVIRRCRDGHKIGPLMADDGTAAAALFDALAATVPGEKVVLDPPGTNEPAVRLAEERGLEPVFETARMYRGAPPELEIQRVFGITTFELG is encoded by the coding sequence GTGCAAGGTGAGATCCAGGTCGCGGATGCGGCCGAGATCGAGGAAATGGTGGATTGGGCGGCTGCCGAAGGCTGGAATCCCGGCATCGGCGACGCGGCGGCGTACCGAGCCACCGACCCGGAAGGTTTCCTGGTCTCCCGCGACGAGCGCGGCCTTTCCGCCTGCATCTCGGTGGTCGCCTATGACGACGCCTTCGGCTTCCTGGGCTTCTACATGGTCCGGCCCGACCGGCGCGGCCAGGGCCTGGGCAAGCGCATCTGGGACGCGGGCATCGCCCGGCTGGGCGAGCGCTGCATCGGCCTGGACGGCGTGGTCGCCCAGCAGGACAACTATCGCCGCTCCGGCTTCGTTTATGCCCATCGCAACCGGCGCTATGCCGGCGTCCCCGCATCCCGGCCGGCGGCTGCCCTTCCCGAAGGATGCGCGATCCTCCCGGTCGGGCCGGACCTGGTGCCGGCGGTGATCGCCTACGACCGGGCGTGCTTTCCCGCCGAGCGCACCTCGTTCCTGGTGGCCTGGCTGGCGTCGCCCCGCAACGCGCTGGCGCTGGTCGAGGGCGACGCGCTGCGCGGCTACGGCGTGATCCGCCGCTGCCGCGACGGCCACAAGATCGGCCCGCTGATGGCCGACGACGGAACGGCGGCCGCGGCCCTGTTCGACGCGCTGGCGGCGACCGTGCCCGGCGAGAAAGTGGTCCTGGACCCGCCGGGGACCAATGAGCCGGCGGTCCGCCTCGCGGAGGAGCGCGGCCTGGAGCCCGTGTTCGAGACCGCCCGGATGTATCGCGGCGCCCCGCCGGAGCTGGAGATCCAACGGGTGTTCGGGATCACGACCTTCGAGCTTGGCTGA
- a CDS encoding aliphatic sulfonate ABC transporter substrate-binding protein yields the protein MAQDRRMFLAGISAAAIAATGFGRMARAEDPDVLTLDWAYYNPLSLILRDRGIIEQRLAPRGIEVQWVQSLGSNKAVEFLNSGSVAFGSTAGAAALLGRVAGAPIRTVYVYSKPEWTALVTRPDTGISKVEDLKGRSIAVTKGTDPYVFLLRSLEGAGLSAGDVDLVLLQHDQGRLALERGDVDAWAGLDPMMAQSELTAGAILFHRDPDLNSYGTLNVHEDFLAQSPDLVREVLASYEEARAIAHAEPDALQALLAEVAKLPPEVAARQLERTGLEESWPTQTHVDTIQGAGLALQGAGVIAADVDVPAVTAELVDPEAVAAFVGQG from the coding sequence ATGGCGCAGGACCGCCGCATGTTTCTGGCCGGGATCTCGGCCGCGGCCATCGCCGCCACCGGATTCGGCCGGATGGCACGGGCCGAGGACCCGGATGTCCTCACGCTCGACTGGGCCTACTACAACCCGCTGAGCCTGATCCTGCGCGACCGCGGGATCATCGAGCAGCGCCTGGCGCCGCGCGGCATCGAGGTGCAGTGGGTGCAGTCGCTCGGCAGCAACAAGGCGGTCGAGTTCCTCAATTCCGGCAGCGTCGCGTTCGGCTCGACCGCCGGGGCCGCCGCCCTGCTCGGCCGGGTGGCGGGCGCTCCGATCCGCACCGTCTATGTCTATTCCAAGCCGGAATGGACCGCGCTGGTGACCCGCCCCGATACCGGGATCAGCAAGGTCGAGGACCTCAAGGGCCGCAGCATCGCGGTGACCAAGGGCACCGATCCGTACGTGTTCCTGCTGCGCTCCCTGGAGGGTGCCGGCCTTTCCGCCGGCGACGTGGACCTCGTGCTGCTCCAGCACGACCAGGGCCGCCTGGCGCTGGAGCGGGGCGACGTGGATGCCTGGGCCGGGCTCGACCCGATGATGGCGCAGTCCGAGCTCACCGCCGGTGCGATCCTGTTCCACCGCGACCCCGACCTGAACAGCTACGGCACCCTGAACGTCCACGAGGACTTCCTGGCGCAGTCGCCGGACTTGGTGCGCGAGGTCCTGGCTTCCTACGAGGAGGCCCGCGCCATCGCCCACGCCGAGCCCGACGCGCTGCAGGCCCTGCTGGCCGAGGTGGCGAAGCTGCCGCCGGAGGTCGCGGCCCGCCAGCTGGAGCGCACCGGCCTGGAGGAATCCTGGCCGACCCAAACCCATGTCGACACGATCCAGGGAGCTGGCCTCGCCTTGCAGGGCGCCGGCGTGATCGCCGCCGACGTCGACGTGCCGGCGGTGACCGCCGAACTGGTCGATCCCGAGGCGGTGGCCGCCTTCGTCGGGCAGGGCTGA
- a CDS encoding ABC transporter ATP-binding protein produces the protein MSLVRLEGVRRQFGERTVLDRLSLSIEAGEAVAIVGRSGCGKSTLLRLLAGLDRPDGGRVAIGGEPVTGPRPDVAVVFQEPRLLPWLNVLDNVKVGLGPAAAGPDGQAAAERALSRVGLAEFAARLPKTLSGGMAQRVGIARALVRRPRLLLLDEPFSALDALTKIELQEELDRIRGEDRPALLLVTHDLEEATALADRVVVLQGQPGRIVLDLPVDLPHPRDRRAQRFQEHEALLARALGGDVGQLSHLTERAA, from the coding sequence ATGAGCCTGGTGCGCCTGGAAGGCGTGCGCCGCCAGTTCGGCGAGCGCACCGTGCTGGATCGCCTGAGCCTGTCGATCGAGGCCGGCGAGGCGGTGGCGATCGTGGGGCGGAGCGGCTGCGGCAAGAGCACCCTTTTGCGCCTGCTGGCCGGGCTGGACCGGCCGGACGGGGGCAGGGTCGCGATCGGCGGCGAGCCGGTGACCGGGCCGCGCCCGGACGTGGCAGTGGTGTTCCAGGAGCCGCGCCTGCTGCCCTGGCTGAACGTGCTGGACAACGTCAAGGTCGGGCTTGGCCCGGCTGCGGCCGGGCCCGACGGCCAGGCGGCGGCCGAGCGGGCGCTTTCCCGGGTCGGCCTTGCCGAGTTCGCGGCGCGGCTGCCCAAGACCCTTTCGGGCGGCATGGCGCAGCGGGTCGGCATCGCCCGGGCGCTGGTGCGCCGGCCGCGCCTGCTCCTGCTGGACGAGCCGTTCTCGGCGCTGGACGCCCTGACCAAGATCGAGCTGCAGGAGGAACTGGACCGGATCCGCGGCGAGGACCGCCCGGCGCTCCTGCTGGTCACCCACGACCTGGAAGAGGCGACGGCGCTGGCCGACCGCGTGGTCGTGCTGCAGGGCCAGCCCGGCCGGATCGTGCTGGACCTGCCGGTCGACCTGCCCCATCCACGCGACCGCCGCGCCCAGCGTTTCCAGGAGCACGAGGCGCTGCTCGCCCGGGCGCTGGGCGGCGATGTCGGCCAACTTTCCCATCTGACGGAGCGAGCGGCATGA
- a CDS encoding ABC transporter permease, producing the protein MATVVARGDAAQGRNAARTVGRHGASLAGLALPAAIALLLEIGAATGWMESRFLPPPSRIWENLSGLWATGDLAGHILATLGRVGAGFLLGVVAATLLGTLAGSSRLWRRWVDPTLQGLRAIPSIAWVPLFILWFGIFETPKLVLIALGAFFPVYLSLATALGEVDRKLVEVGLVNGFDRLAIVRRIMLPAALPGWVVGLRGGLALGWMFVIAAELMGASQGIGYLLLDGQMTGNAGQIVGCLLLFALFGKITDALLVLVTRPWLAWQDSVLPQGRPA; encoded by the coding sequence ATGGCGACGGTGGTAGCGCGCGGCGACGCTGCGCAGGGGCGGAACGCCGCCCGGACGGTCGGCCGGCACGGCGCCTCCCTGGCGGGACTGGCCCTGCCGGCAGCGATCGCGCTCCTGCTGGAGATCGGCGCCGCCACCGGCTGGATGGAGAGCCGGTTCCTGCCGCCGCCATCCAGGATCTGGGAGAACCTGTCCGGGCTGTGGGCCACCGGCGACCTTGCCGGGCATATCCTGGCGACCCTGGGCCGGGTCGGCGCCGGCTTCCTCCTGGGCGTGGTCGCCGCCACACTGCTGGGCACGCTCGCCGGCAGCTCGCGGCTGTGGCGCCGCTGGGTCGACCCGACCCTGCAGGGGCTGCGCGCCATTCCCTCGATCGCCTGGGTGCCGCTGTTCATCCTGTGGTTCGGGATCTTCGAGACGCCCAAGCTGGTGCTGATCGCGCTGGGCGCGTTCTTCCCGGTCTATCTCTCGCTGGCCACGGCGCTGGGCGAGGTCGACCGCAAGCTGGTCGAGGTAGGATTGGTCAACGGCTTCGACCGGCTGGCGATCGTGCGCCGGATCATGCTGCCGGCAGCGCTGCCCGGCTGGGTGGTCGGCCTGCGCGGCGGGCTGGCGCTGGGTTGGATGTTCGTGATCGCGGCGGAGCTGATGGGCGCCAGCCAGGGCATCGGCTATCTCCTGCTGGACGGCCAGATGACCGGCAATGCCGGGCAGATCGTCGGCTGCCTCCTGCTGTTCGCGCTGTTCGGCAAGATCACCGACGCGCTGCTGGTGCTGGTGACCCGGCCCTGGCTGGCCTGGCAGGACAGCGTGCTGCCGCAGGGACGACCGGCATGA
- a CDS encoding OsmC family protein — protein MNGDELRAMQAPLKDRYRADPAQAVVTLHASGSLDGEGIACRVETGRALVEAGLHPATGGSGLQACSGDMLLEALAACAGVTLRAVATALNIELRGGEVLVEGDLDFRGTLGVDREAPVGFQAIRLSFRLDTDADEAALAKLLQLTERYCVVLQTIATPTKVDATVRAAA, from the coding sequence ATGAACGGCGACGAATTGCGGGCGATGCAGGCGCCGCTGAAGGACCGCTACCGGGCGGATCCTGCCCAGGCGGTGGTCACCCTGCATGCCAGCGGCAGCCTGGACGGCGAGGGGATCGCCTGCCGGGTGGAGACCGGCCGGGCGCTGGTCGAGGCGGGGCTGCATCCCGCCACCGGCGGCAGCGGCCTGCAGGCCTGCTCGGGCGACATGCTGCTGGAGGCGCTGGCCGCCTGCGCCGGGGTGACCCTGCGCGCGGTGGCGACGGCGCTGAACATCGAGCTTCGCGGCGGCGAGGTCCTGGTCGAGGGCGACCTGGACTTCCGCGGCACGCTTGGGGTCGATCGCGAGGCGCCGGTGGGCTTCCAGGCGATCCGCCTGTCGTTCCGGCTGGACACCGACGCCGACGAGGCGGCGCTGGCCAAGCTCTTGCAGCTCACCGAGCGCTACTGCGTGGTGCTGCAGACCATCGCCACCCCGACCAAGGTCGACGCGACGGTTCGCGCCGCCGCCTGA
- a CDS encoding transcriptional regulator GcvA, with translation MPRPIHRLPPLNALRCFVVAAKHLSISRAAEELFVTPAAVSQQIKQLEDHLGCLLFRRTARSLLLTDEGQACLPGLAEGFQKLADALDEIDLLQKGGVLTVSVAPSFAAKWMMGRLEDFQEQYPDIDVRISASNQMVDFGSEDVDCAIRYGAGNYNGLETDHLLSESIIPVAAPSLVEQAGIREPGDLVGVPLLHDDGPERDASCPDWPMWLKAAGVTDADGKRGPRFDQSALVLEAAVAGRGVALAKARLAEQDLEAGRLVRLFDLEQPLRFAYFLVCPARKARLAKVAAFRTWLLSRTRETEAGPVQPDAPAA, from the coding sequence ATGCCGCGTCCGATCCATCGCCTCCCGCCGCTCAACGCGCTGCGCTGCTTCGTGGTGGCGGCCAAGCATCTCAGCATCAGCCGCGCCGCCGAGGAACTGTTCGTGACCCCGGCGGCGGTCAGCCAGCAGATCAAGCAGCTGGAGGACCATCTGGGCTGCCTGCTGTTCCGGCGCACCGCCCGCTCCCTGCTGCTCACCGACGAGGGCCAGGCCTGCCTACCGGGACTGGCGGAAGGCTTCCAGAAGCTGGCCGACGCGCTGGACGAGATCGACCTCCTGCAGAAGGGCGGGGTGCTGACCGTCTCGGTGGCGCCGTCGTTCGCCGCCAAGTGGATGATGGGGCGGCTGGAGGACTTCCAGGAGCAGTATCCCGACATCGACGTGCGGATCTCCGCCTCCAACCAGATGGTCGATTTCGGCAGCGAGGACGTCGACTGCGCGATCCGCTATGGGGCCGGCAACTATAACGGCCTGGAAACCGACCATCTCCTGTCCGAATCGATCATCCCGGTGGCCGCGCCCTCGCTGGTCGAGCAGGCCGGGATCCGCGAGCCGGGCGACCTGGTGGGCGTGCCGCTCCTGCACGACGACGGGCCCGAGCGGGACGCCAGCTGCCCGGACTGGCCGATGTGGCTGAAGGCCGCCGGGGTGACGGACGCGGACGGCAAGCGCGGACCCCGGTTCGACCAGTCCGCCCTGGTGCTGGAGGCGGCGGTCGCCGGCCGCGGCGTGGCCCTAGCCAAGGCGCGCCTGGCCGAGCAGGATCTGGAGGCCGGCCGGCTGGTACGTCTGTTCGACCTGGAGCAACCGCTTCGCTTCGCCTATTTCCTGGTTTGCCCGGCGCGCAAGGCCAGGCTCGCCAAGGTGGCGGCGTTCCGCACCTGGCTGCTCAGCCGGACCCGGGAGACCGAGGCCGGGCCGGTGCAGCCGGACGCCCCGGCGGCCTGA
- the queA gene encoding tRNA preQ1(34) S-adenosylmethionine ribosyltransferase-isomerase QueA encodes MRVADFDFELPEGAIAQVPAEPRESARLLHVADELADLHVADLPDLLEPRDLLVLNDTAVLPTRFFGSRGEVAVEVTLIRPEGGDAWWGLARPGKRLRVGDWVRLASGLDAQVLDKDPEGPILFRFTTDGAELIRRIKAEGRMPLPPYIRRARGGDLDDHRAYQTVFARHDGSVAAPTASLHLTQALLERIRARGVASEFVTLHVGAGTFLPVKADDTDDHVMHPEWMELRPEAAARIQAHRQAGGRVVAVGSTALRTLETMARPDGTLGHGTVETRLFVTPGYRFGVVDRMLTNFHLPKSTLFMLVCAFAGMERMKRAYAHAAATGYRFFSYGDASLLERNQD; translated from the coding sequence TTGCGTGTCGCCGATTTCGATTTCGAGCTGCCCGAGGGCGCCATCGCGCAAGTGCCGGCCGAGCCGCGCGAGAGCGCCCGGCTGCTGCACGTGGCCGACGAGCTGGCCGACCTGCACGTCGCCGACCTGCCGGACCTGCTGGAGCCCCGCGACCTCCTGGTCCTGAACGACACCGCCGTGCTGCCGACCCGGTTCTTCGGCAGCCGTGGCGAGGTCGCGGTGGAGGTCACCCTGATCCGGCCGGAAGGCGGCGACGCCTGGTGGGGCCTGGCCCGGCCCGGCAAGCGCCTGCGGGTCGGCGACTGGGTGCGGCTCGCTTCCGGCCTGGACGCCCAGGTCCTGGACAAGGACCCCGAGGGGCCGATCCTGTTCCGCTTCACCACCGATGGTGCGGAGCTGATCCGGCGGATCAAGGCGGAAGGCCGGATGCCGCTGCCGCCCTATATCCGCCGGGCGCGCGGCGGCGACCTGGACGACCACCGCGCCTACCAGACCGTGTTCGCCCGCCATGACGGCTCGGTCGCAGCGCCAACCGCCTCCCTGCACCTCACCCAGGCGCTGCTGGAGCGGATCCGGGCCAGGGGCGTGGCCAGCGAGTTCGTGACCCTGCACGTGGGTGCCGGCACCTTCCTGCCGGTCAAGGCCGACGACACCGACGACCATGTGATGCACCCGGAGTGGATGGAGCTCAGGCCCGAGGCCGCCGCCCGGATCCAGGCGCACCGCCAAGCCGGCGGCCGGGTGGTCGCGGTCGGCAGCACCGCGCTGCGCACGCTGGAGACCATGGCCCGGCCGGACGGCACGCTCGGGCACGGCACGGTGGAGACCCGGCTGTTCGTGACGCCCGGCTACCGCTTCGGCGTGGTCGACCGGATGCTGACCAATTTCCACCTGCCCAAGAGCACGCTGTTCATGCTGGTCTGCGCGTTCGCCGGGATGGAGCGGATGAAGCGCGCCTACGCGCACGCCGCCGCCACCGGCTACCGCTTCTTCAGCTACGGCGACGCCTCCCTCCTCGAACGCAACCAAGACTAG
- the coaD gene encoding pantetheine-phosphate adenylyltransferase, with protein MTRARVGIYPGTFDPLHNGHMDVIRRATCLVDRLIVGCAVNAGKEPLFSLDDRVAMIRAEVNALNAGSGGNGTRIDVVPFDNLLVHFCEQQGAEIVIRGLRAVSDFEFEFQMAANNKRLAPRIETVFLMASENCQWISSRFVKEIHMLNGDISSFVSAQVLARLDLRRGRA; from the coding sequence ATGACCAGAGCACGCGTCGGCATCTATCCCGGGACCTTCGACCCCCTGCACAACGGCCATATGGACGTGATCCGCCGGGCGACCTGCCTGGTGGACCGCCTGATCGTCGGCTGTGCGGTCAATGCCGGCAAGGAGCCGCTGTTCTCCCTCGACGACCGGGTCGCGATGATCCGCGCCGAGGTCAACGCGCTCAATGCCGGCAGCGGCGGCAACGGCACCCGGATCGACGTGGTCCCGTTCGACAACCTGCTGGTTCATTTCTGCGAGCAGCAGGGTGCGGAGATCGTGATCCGCGGGCTTCGCGCCGTGTCGGATTTCGAGTTCGAGTTCCAGATGGCCGCCAACAACAAGCGCCTGGCGCCCAGGATCGAGACCGTGTTCCTGATGGCGTCCGAGAACTGCCAGTGGATCTCCTCGCGCTTCGTGAAGGAGATCCACATGCTGAACGGCGACATCTCCAGCTTCGTCAGCGCCCAGGTGCTGGCCAGGCTCGACCTGCGTCGGGGGCGCGCCTGA
- a CDS encoding Gfo/Idh/MocA family protein produces MTRRIGIGMVGTGYLAKAYALGYRSAPIVFGPDCGIPELVSVCTSSPAGGAKAAQALGFARGAADWQEVVADPAVEVVVVNTPNHLHAPVAMAAIQAGKHVHCEKPLGLDPAECRELTEAAEKARLRTIVGFNYRQNPATSLAREIIQSGEIGEPISIRATHNEDFMADPDLPLGWKHRKATAGHGALVDVGSHIVCIAQYLLGPIAKVSGQLRTVHRTRPVAPGATERGPVETDDEARFLVEFASGVGGMIEASRIATGRKMQLGYEVYGTKGSLCFDQQRMSELHLYEAAGPLGRRGFKTIPIAAEHPDYGAFGAGPGHGVGFNDQKIVECRRFLEAIASGSRASPDFREAWQIGEVLDAVARSAASGTWEDVPAV; encoded by the coding sequence ATGACCCGGCGGATCGGCATCGGCATGGTCGGCACCGGCTACCTGGCGAAGGCCTACGCGCTGGGCTACCGCAGCGCGCCGATCGTGTTCGGGCCGGACTGCGGCATCCCCGAGCTGGTAAGCGTCTGCACCTCCAGCCCCGCCGGCGGCGCCAAGGCCGCACAGGCCCTGGGCTTCGCCCGCGGCGCCGCCGACTGGCAGGAGGTGGTGGCCGATCCGGCAGTGGAGGTCGTGGTGGTCAACACGCCGAACCACCTGCACGCGCCGGTGGCGATGGCGGCGATCCAGGCCGGCAAGCATGTCCATTGCGAGAAGCCGCTGGGACTGGACCCCGCCGAGTGCCGCGAGCTGACGGAGGCCGCCGAGAAGGCCCGGCTGCGCACCATCGTCGGCTTCAACTACCGGCAGAACCCGGCGACCAGCCTTGCCCGCGAGATCATCCAGAGCGGCGAGATCGGCGAGCCCATCTCGATCCGGGCCACCCACAACGAGGATTTCATGGCCGACCCGGATCTTCCGCTCGGCTGGAAGCACCGCAAGGCCACCGCCGGCCACGGCGCCCTGGTCGATGTCGGTTCGCACATCGTCTGCATCGCCCAGTACCTCCTGGGCCCGATCGCAAAGGTCAGCGGGCAGTTGCGCACCGTGCACCGGACCCGCCCGGTCGCCCCCGGCGCCACGGAGCGCGGCCCGGTCGAGACCGACGACGAGGCCCGCTTCCTGGTCGAGTTCGCGTCGGGCGTCGGCGGGATGATCGAGGCCAGCCGGATCGCCACCGGCCGCAAGATGCAGCTGGGCTACGAGGTCTACGGCACCAAAGGCTCGCTGTGCTTCGACCAGCAGCGCATGAGCGAGCTGCACCTCTACGAGGCGGCGGGACCGCTCGGCCGGCGCGGCTTCAAGACCATCCCGATCGCCGCCGAGCATCCCGACTACGGCGCGTTCGGCGCCGGTCCCGGCCACGGCGTCGGCTTCAACGACCAGAAGATCGTGGAGTGCCGGCGCTTCCTGGAAGCGATCGCCAGCGGCAGCCGCGCCTCGCCGGATTTCCGGGAAGCCTGGCAGATCGGTGAGGTCCTGGACGCGGTCGCCCGCTCGGCCGCCTCGGGAACCTGGGAGGACGTGCCGGCCGTCTGA